GAGCCTTTGGGAGGGGTGGGGCCAAGGCAGGCCTCCGTGGCCTTCCCTAATGCCAACCCCAACAGCTGGACCAGCTGGTGATCGACTCTGCGGTGGAAAAGCGTGAGATGGAGCGAAAGCATGCAGCCATCCAGCAGCGGGTGAGGCCACGCAGCCGGCTCCCTCCTCACCCCACGCCCGGCACACCCTCCCcgccccttcctccctgcctgtcCCCCACCTGCCCTGCCCAGGCGCCCTGCGTCCTCACCCCACGCCCGGCACACCCTCCCcgccccttcctccctgcctgtcCCCCACCTGCCCTGCCCACACCTTCTCTAGGGGTCCGAGGCTGCTGCCCTTTGATGCGTGCAGTGGAGGGGCACGTGTGGGTGGGGCCGCTGCTGGGATCTCCTTCCTCTGCGGCCGTGGTCACCTCTGCGGCCTCAGTCACTGGCTCCCTGCGGGGCCTCTGCTTGCCTGTGGGACAGCAGCCCCGGCCACCACCCAGAGCAGATGTTGGCTGCAGGCAGGAGTGGCTATTTTGGGATAGGGGAGAGCCCCCAGGAGTTGGGGATGGGTCCGCCAGTCACCAGGAGTTGGGGGCAGCTGTCACTCACTGGCTCTCTCCCCCGCATCCCTCCTGCTCCGGCCCTTCAGACGCTGCTGCAGGTGAGTGAGCACTGCCCCGGGGGGGGGCTGTGGGTCGGGGGAGACCAGATGGGGTGGTGCCTTTCCCTCCCCTACCCCGAGGGCACTTCAGCACCAAGGACACCTCCCACCGGTCTCagggctcctgctgctgctgcagctgtgAGAAAGGCTGGCTCCGGCCAGACCCCCACATCCCCCGTGGGAGTGGCGGCAGCTGTCCCTTCCCGCCCCACGTGGCCTAGGGAGCAGGTGGCCGCGCCTCCCCTCTGCTGCCCTGGCCTGCCAGACGGCAGGACACACAGGGCCTTCAGTGGCTCCCAGGCCTCCTGAATGGGGCTCTGTCCGCTCAGCTGGCCACATGAATGGAGCACTCAGGATGCAGAGGGTGGGGGGGCAGCTTCCTTCCTGATCGCAGCCTGCTTGtccctgcagggctggggtggggctggcACTCTCGGGCCCCCAGCTGTGAACGTGAAGGGTCTGCCCCACGAGTTTCAGGGCTGGGGGCCTTGCTGCAGTCAAGAAGTGgctatgggccgggcgcggtggctcacgcctgtaatcccagcactttgggaggctgagcgggcggatcacgaggtcaggagatcgagaacatcctggctaacacggtgaaaccccgtctctactaaaaaatacaaaaaaattagccgggcgtggtggtggcgcctgtggtcccagcttctagggaggctgaggcaggagaatggcgtgaacccgggaggtggcggagcttgcagtgagcagagattgcgccactgcactctagcctgggcgacagagcgagactctgtctcagaaaaaaaaaaaaagaagtggctgTGGTGAACAGAGGGTCTCCCGTATGAGCGTGTGGCCCGTGGGCCATGTGGCAGCCTCAAACAAGGACCTCACCCAGCCAGTGCTCTGGGAAAGCACAGAGGGTAGCAGGGCTCCCTGGGGCGGGCACTCAGGGGGCGGGTTCCATCCCTCCAGGACTTCTCCTACGATGAGTCGAAAGTGGAGTTTGATGTGGATGCACCCAGTGGGGTGGTGATGGAGGGTTACCTCTTCAAGAGGGCCAGCAACGCTTTCAAGACGTGGAACCGGTGAGGGCCCTTCCTCAGGCGGGGGCAGGGGTCACAGCGGCCCTGGGATGGGCACCGTCTGACTCCCCACATCCCCCCACCCGCCTAGGCGCTGGTTCTCCATTCAGAACAGCCAGCTAGTCTACCAGAAGAAGCTCAAGGTGTGCCCTGGGCCTGGGACTGGGGCCCTGATGGCTGGATGCCCCACCTGGGCCACAGGGCAGACTGGTCAGTTGGGGTTGGCATGGGGCTGGGGCACTAGTGGACACCGGAGCCTGAACGGTCAGGGAGCAGAGAGCTGGACACGGGGCTTGGGACTCGGGCAGTCAGCCTCTGGGTCTCTAAGGTGAAGCAGGAAGTGGGTGGTCGGGGCTGGGTGGCGGCTGAGGGCAGGGGCCACAGCAGTGCCGCCCACAGGACGCCCTCACCGTGGTGGTGGATGACCTCCGCCTGTGCTCTGTGAAGCCATGTGAGGACATCGAGCGGAGGTTCTGCTTCGAGGTGGTGTCACCCACCAAGTGAGGAGGTCCAGCCCAGGGTGAGGCGGGGGGCGTAGCTGCCCACCGGAGCTGACGCCCACCCCCTCCGCCACCCACAGGAGCTGCATGCTGCAGGCCGACTCCGAGAAGCTGCGGCAGGCCTGGGTCCAGGCTGTGCAGGCCAGCATCGCCTCCGCCTACCGCGAGAGCCCTGACAGCTGCTATAGCGAGGTGTGGCCCTTGGTGCCCCTGCCTGACGCCTGTGCACACACCTGTTTGTGGCTCCTGCAAGCTGGGTGTTTGCTGTGGGTGCACTGGCACACTGGCCTGTGcggtgtgggtgtgcatgtgtgtgcaggtgGCATCTGCCCACATGAGGGTGTGCACGCATACATGCTTGTGCAGGCGTGTGCTCGAGGGGCCCTGGCCTGCACCTGCACTTCCggctggggaggaggggaccTGCTGGGGAAACCACGCTAGAGCCCCTGCGGGACTGAGcagccccaccccatcccccagaGGCTGGACCGCACAGCATCCCCGTCCACGAGCAGCATCGACTCTGCCACCGACCCTCGGGAGCGTGGCGTGAAGGGCGAGAGTGTGCTGCAGCGTGTGCAGAGCGTGGCCGGCAACAGCCAGTGCGGCGATTGTGGCCAGTCGGACCCCCGCTGGGCCAGCATCAACCTGGGCGTGCTGCTCTGCATCGAGTGCTCTGGCATCCATAGGTGGGCCCCTGAGGGGATTGGGGTTGGGCCGGAGCTAGGGGCCTTGCCTCACCCAGACTCacccctgcctctgccctccaggagcCTGGGTGTCCACTGCTCCAAAGTCCGGTCCCTGACGCTGGACTCGTGGGAGCCAGAGCTGCTAAAGGTGTGTGTGGGACTCCTGCAGGCCATGGGACCCCCTTTGTGGGGGCGGGAGCCGGGGTCTGCAGGTTTGCACTGATGCCTGCTCGCCCTGTCTCCCACCAGCTGATGTGTGAGCTTGGAAACAGAGCCGTGAATCAGATCTATGAGGCCCAGTGTGAGGGTCCAGGCAGCAGGAAACCCACAGCCAGCAGCCCCCGGTGAGGTGGGGTACAGTCTGGATCAGCCAGGGAGCCCCAGCCTGTGGCACAGCCTCATGTTCACCCCTGATCCAGGCAGGACAAGGAGGCCTGGATCAAGGACAAATATGTGGAAAAGAAATTTCTGCGGAAGGCACCCATGGCACCAGCCCTGGAGGCCCCAAGACGCTGGAGGGCACAGAAGTGCCCACGGCCCCACAGCTCTCCCCGCGTCCCCACTGCCCGCCGCAAGGTCCGGCTTGAGCCTGTCCTGCCGTGTGTGGCTGCTCTGTCCTCAGGTGGGAGGCCATGCCCCGGCAGGGCTGAGAGGGGCTTGCCTGGGTCGGGGATGGACTCCGTTaaggggttgggggcaggggcTCTGGGGGCACCTCAGGCTCCGCAGACTCCCACTGTGACCTGGGGTTCTCTGCCCCACCCCGGGCATGTTCCCTGCTCTGAACACGCACTGCCCCTGCAGTGGGCACCCTGGATCGTAAGTTCCGCCGAGACTCCCTCTTCTGCCCCGACGAGCTGGACTCACTCTTTTCCTACTTCGACGCAGGGGCCGCGGGGGCTGGCCCTCGCAGTAAGTGTGGGATGGGCCCAGCCAGGTGGCAGGGCAGGGCCAAGGAGGCTGGCCTGGAGGGTGCCCAAGTGTGGATGGCCCTTGCAGGGGAATAGAGCAGCATCTGGAGGGGCGGGGGCCTCCTGGCCACAGAGCTGGAGGCCGAGGCCCTGACTGTGGGGGTGAgctgtgcaaatgtgtgtgtgggCTGTGTGCACCccggtgtgtgtgtggagtgaaTGGCCCGGGGTGCTGGGGCAGCAGAAGGCACTGCCAGCTGGCCTTCAGCCTGGGACCCTTCTGAGGCCATGCTGCCCATCCGTTGGGTGGAGACTTTTCAGCCTGGGCCAGCCACAGACAGGGATGGGGGCCCACTGCAGGGGTGCAGGTGAGCCTGAGGGCGGGGGGACGGACTTCCCCGCGGGCCTGGGCTTTAGGGGACTACCCCTGGCACCTTTGAGCTGTTACTTGGTTTTCTCTCCTTTGATCCTAGCCTGCGGCTGGCTCCCCCCGGCCCTGGGTGGGAGCTGCTCCTGTCCCTAGGGGTTGCCCCTGGAGGGTGGGTGGGGTTCCAGCTTTGCCCCAGGGCTCTGCATGGAGTTGGGGCCTCCCACCTTCAGGACTCCCTTCCCTGCGGACCTGCAGGTCTGAGTAGCGACAGTGGCCTTGGGGGCAGCTCGGATGGCAGCTCGGACGTCCTGGCTTTCGGCTCAGGCTCTGTGGTGGACAGCGTCACTGAGGAGGGTGGGTGGCACCTTGCGCTCGGCCGACGCCCCTGCCCAGCCCCCGGGCAGCCCCGGGGGTCGCCTTTCCTGACCGCCCCCTCCCCACAGAGGGTGCGGAGTCCGAGGAGTCCAGCGGTGAGGCAGACGGGGACGCTGAGGCCGAGGCCTGGGGCCTGGCAGATGTGCGTGAGCTGCACCCGGGGCTCCTGGCGCACCGCGCGGCGCGTGCCCGCGACCTTCCTGCGCTGGCGGCGGCGCTGGCCCACGGGGCCGAGGTCAACTGGGCGGACGCGGAGGATGAGGGCAAGACGCCGCTGGTGCAGGCCGTGCTAGGGGTGAGCGAGGCACGGGGGCTGCGCGCAGGACACAGGCGCACACTTGAGGTTGCATCTTCTGTGGCCCCCACACAGAGGCCGCCTGTCCGCGGTGGGGACAAGTTCGGTCCCGGCTGGGGACGCCCAAGGCCGGGGTCAGGGTGCAGAGGCGCTGCGAGGGGCCGGTACCGCGACTCCGTCTTAGTCGCCCGGCTCCCCAGGGCTCCTTGATCGTCTGTGAGTTCCTGCTGCAAAACGGAGCGGACGTGAACCAAAGAGACAGCCGGGGCCGGGCGCCCCTGCACCACGCCACGCTGCTGGGCCGCACCGGGTGAGGCGCGCAAcccgcgccccgccccgcgccccgACCACGCCCACCCGCCCCGATCACGCCCCAGCCTGGCCACCTCCTGCCCGGCCACGCCCCGCGACCACACTCGCCCCGCCCTCCCTGCTCAAGCTCTGACGCGCCCTCCGCCCTCGTCTCTCAGCCAGGTTTGCCTGTTCCTGAAGCGGGGCGCGGACCAGCACGCCCTGGACCAAGAGCAGCGGGACCCGTTGGCCATCGCAGTGCAGGCGGCCAACGCTGACATCGTGACGCTGTGAGCGCGGCCGGGTCCTCGGGGCTGGGCGGGGCCTGCGGGCCGGGCGGGGCCTCCAGGGCAGGGGCGGGGCCTGCGGGCGGGGTGGGGCCTCCAGGGCAGGGGCGGGGCCTCCAGGGCAGGGGCGAGGCCtccgggcggggcggggcctccAGGGCAGGGGCGGGGCCTCCAGGGCGGGGTGGGGCCTCCAGGGCAGGGGCGAGGCCTCCGGGTGGGGCGGGGCCTCCAGGGCAGGGGCGTTACATGCAGCATCTCCCCGCAGGCTCCGTCTGGCGCGCATGGCGGAAGAGATGCGCGAGGCCGAGGCTGCCCCGGGTCCCCCGGGTGCCCTGGCGGGCAGCAGCCCCACGGAGCTCCAGTTCCGCAGGTGCATCCAGGAGTTTATCAGCCTCCACCTGGAGGAGAGCTAGGGCCGGGCAGGCCGGGCAGCTGCTACCCCGCCCGGCCCGACGCCCCGCATGCCCCGAAATCCCCGGCGCCCCACCCGGCCGCGGCCCTGCCTGTGACCCGGGTCGATGCGTGGCAGCCCCAGTGCCGGGGCGCCCCGGCCCCGCTCTCCCAGGAGGAGAGCGAGGGCCCCACACTAAGTCTCTTGAAGCCTCACATTTCCCTGGGGGGTGCTGCGTCATCGGGTGCCCCTCACCCCACCCGGGGAACCTCTATCTTCAGGTCACCCCTTTTAAGGGTCCTGGGTTGCTCATGTCATAAGCCACTCTCAAGGCCCGTGTCACTCTGTCCTCAGGGCCCGTGTCACTTCGTGCCCCACTTCTGCCCAGAACATTGACCTAGCTGGGTCCCTCCTGCACACCCCAGACTCCCTCCCAGGGCAGAAAGGGTGGCCTATCCAGGGAACCAACGAGTACCTCACTTAGTGACCCCAGCATCCAGGCTGGTGTCGCGGGTGCTGGGCGGGAGGGGCTCCGGCCTGGGTCCTCAGCCCTGGCTGGACGCGGGCGTCCCAAGGCCACATGGCTGGCCATGAAGGTCCCCGTGCCAGACAGCCCCAGCCTTGTCCCAGCCTCCTCTGGAGGCACCTTCTCCCGGTACTCGGCCCAGAGCCTGTGCATAAAGCCACTTTGCCACTTTGCAGCCCGCATCTCACGTTCTTTGTAGCAGACTGAGGGGGTTTGCTACAGGCCTCGTCTGACTTTGTCTTGCGTCTTTTCTCTGTGGACTCTTGAGGACGCCtgagccccagccctgcccctggcCAGCTTCACCCTTGGGTCCAGGGGTCTCTCAGTTCATGTTGCAGGGCCTGCCAATGCCTTCACGCACCCCTTCCCCGAAGGCGCCCTGCAGAGAGGCGGGGCCTCCCCAGCTCGGCCCCAGGTCAGGCTAAGGCCAGTCACTATGCAATGCTGCCCCCGGGAGGCTCCATGAGGGCACAGTGGGCGCTGGACCCGGCCCCTCAACACTCTTGCCTGCTGCCTGTGACCCTGAAGAACAGAACTGATTCTTGCTCCTCTCCCTGTGTGAGCTTGGCCCCACGACCTGCCCCAGGCCCCTGCTGCCGGGCCTTACCCCCACCCCTCGCTTTGAATAAACCGCTTGCGCCCACTGCCTGCTCCTGGGCTCCTGTGCCTCGCTCTGCTCTGTCTCCGGGGAGTGTCTGcgtcccctgccctccccagagGGCATTCCTGAGCCAGGTAGCACTTGAGTCAGACTCCAACAGGCTGCACGAGGCCTGATGGGGCCTGAGGCTTCTTTGACAAAATCTGGCTCCTGATGCCCCTGGCCCCCATTGTCTCACCCCTCTACCCTTCTCTGTCCTAGACTGAGTCCCCTGGTGGGAAGAGGGGTGTTGGGGTCAGGGCCAGGGGTCATTGGACGCGAACCGGCAAGGCTAGGCTGGGGCTGGTCCTGTCCTGGGCCCTGTGCCCAGGGAGGCGCCAGGTGCAGTCAGGGTTTCAGCTCACCCGGGACGGGACGGGTGGCTGGAGGGGCGCACAGGCACACACTGGCCACCAGGTGGAGTCCACAGCTTTATTTCAGAGCAGCCCGTGTGGGCGTGGGGGCCCCGCCTTGCCTTCTGCCTCCCCCCAGCTGAGGCAGCGATTGACACACGCACATAGGTGCATCAGACGTGTggatgtgcagagacacacacggAGCATGGGCACATCACCATGTGTCAGCACCTCCAGCTGCACTCGTGTGCACTCAGGAAGCTCCCTCCACCCTGGGCCTCCTTCAGACCCGCCCCAGGCAGGGTGGGTGGTTGACCAGAGGCGCTGACATGCCCAGCGCCCTGCCTCCCCACGGCCGCGCGTGCTGCTTCCTCGGCCACTGGATGACCTGGGAAGGCCCTGCAGCCGCTGGTCGGGCCCACCCTGGGCCACTGGGGAGCTTGCTGCTGCCAcagctccaaggaccaggccgaGAGATCACACAGCCCTGGCAGGTCTGGTTCAGGTGTCCAGAGTCTCATGGGGCTGGGGCCCAGCCCAACTCTCTTCAGCTGAGACTCTCTCCAGAGCCCCTGGAAGCATCATCTGTGGGAGATGAGGCCCGCTGGGCCCCAGGTTGTCTGACGTCGCACCTGCAGGCGTGGGCATGTGACTGGCCTCTGGCTTGATGTTGGATGCCCCtgaggcagggctggctctgggccAGGACAACCACACCCTGCGGAGCCGGCGTCCGCCCAGCAACAGGGTGAGGGCCAAAGTGTCAAGCAGCAGCTCCAGGAGCTCCAGGAGGGAGAGGACGGAGGCCCCAAACCACAGGCTGCAGAGGCTGCCCATGGCTGAGAGCAGCTGCGGCAcctgagggtggggtggggtatgAGGGGTGGGCCTGGGCCCCGTGCCCCTTCTGTGCGGGGCCAGCCACTGGCCCCGCCCCCACCCTAGCCCAGGCTGGGGGCCGAAGCTCACCGAGTACACAGGCGCCTCCTCCACCGAGCGGTAGTTGAGCTCCTGGTAGACAATGTTGATTTTGGCCAGGTTGCTCCTGGGGCAGGATAGAGGCATGAGGGTGCTGGCCCAGACCTTCATGATGGGGAGGGGGGCTgtaaggggagaggggctgggatGCCCCTCTGGAGGGTGAGGGTGCACTCACCTCTGTCTGTGGCTCTGACGTGGCAGCCCCTGTTCACCAAGCGCAGCCAGAGTCCAGCCCTGCTGGGAGCCGGGAAGGTTTGCTGTGGCCACGGCTCCCCCATGCCCCCAGCCATCCCGGGTACCATGGGTGGGTGTGGGGGCAGAGACCACAGGGCACAGGCTAGGTCAGCCCCGGCCCTGCCCTTGTCTTGGGTGGCCTCCGTGGGTCCTGTGGGGTCTGCCTGACTgtccacacccccaccccacccctttgGGGACTCACAGCCGACTTGGCGGAAGGCCACCTGGAGGTCCCAGAGGAGAGCTTGAATGCAGACTCCCTGGAAGAGACAGCCGGGGCGTCACCTGCCAGCTGCTCCGGGCAATGACCCCTGGCCCTGACCCCAACACCCCGTCTCACCTGCAGGGCCTGGGGCAGCGGGAGGTACAGGGGAGCCGGTGGGTCTCCAGGTCCTGGTAGAGGCGGTAGAAGCAGTGTCCTGGGGGAGGGGTCAGGGGCATGTGTGAGGCTTGCCATGACCCCCGGCTCATGGCTGGCAGAGCGGGAGGCAGTGGGCAGGACTCACCCCAGGCAGGGTGCCGGGCAGAGCTGCAGTGCTCAGCCCCCGTCGGCAGCGGGTAGAGGTAGTAGCCACAGGAGCAGGTCTCCACCATCAGCTGCTGGAAGCAGGACACCAGGCAGGTCTGGGGACACGGGGGATGGAATGGGGACATGGGGGACAGAGCAGGGACACGGGGGATGGAGTGGGGACACGGGGGACGGAGCGGGGACACGGGGGATGGGAGTTCGAGTGGGGACAGGAGTTGGAGTGGGGACAGGGGGGATGGAGACACGGGGGACAGAGTGGGGATACAGGGGATGGAGTGGGGACACGGGGGACAGAGCTGGGACACGGGGAATGGAGTGGGGACATGGGGGATGGGGGACCAAGTGGGTATACGCGGGACGGAGCTGGGACACgagggacagagggacagagcGGGGACATGGGGGATGGAGTAGGTACACAGGGGACGGAGTGGGGGCCTCCATGGGGACTGCCCCTTTCCCAGGCCCTCCGGTACCCTCCCAGacccctcccccagtctcccCGTGCCCCCCGTCAGCCCAGCCTCACCCCCC
This DNA window, taken from Macaca mulatta isolate MMU2019108-1 chromosome 1, T2T-MMU8v2.0, whole genome shotgun sequence, encodes the following:
- the ACAP3 gene encoding arf-GAP with coiled-coil, ANK repeat and PH domain-containing protein 3 isoform X19, whose amino-acid sequence is MTVEFEECVKDSPRFRATIDEVETDVVEIEAKLDKLVKLCSGMVEAGKAYVSTSRLFVSGVRDLSQQCQGDTVISECLQRFADSLQEVVNYHMILFDQAQRSVRQQLHNFVKEDVRKFKETKKQFDKVREDLELSLVRNAQAPRHRPHEVEEATGALTLTRKCFRHLALDYVLQINVLQAKKKFEILDSGYSLLHQLDPYMKKLAAELDQLVIDSAVEKREMERKHAAIQQRDFSYDESKVEFDVDAPSGVVMEGYLFKRASNAFKTWNRRWFSIQNSQLVYQKKLKDALTVVVDDLRLCSVKPCEDIERRFCFEVVSPTKSCMLQADSEKLRQAWVQAVQASIASAYRESPDSCYSERLDRTASPSTSSIDSATDPRERGVKGESVLQRVQSVAGNSQCGDCGQSDPRWASINLGVLLCIECSGIHRSLGVHCSKVRSLTLDSWEPELLKLMCELGNRAVNQIYEAQCEGPGSRKPTASSPRQDKEAWIKDKYVEKKFLRKAPMAPALEAPRRWRAQKCPRPHSSPRVPTARRKVRLEPVLPCVAALSSVGTLDRKFRRDSLFCPDELDSLFSYFDAGAAGAGPRKGAESEESSGEADGDAEAEAWGLADVRELHPGLLAHRAARARDLPALAAALAHGAEVNWADAEDEGKTPLVQAVLGGSLIVCEFLLQNGADVNQRDSRGRAPLHHATLLGRTGQVCLFLKRGADQHALDQEQRDPLAIAVQAANADIVTLLRLARMAEEMREAEAAPGPPGALAGSSPTELQFRRCIQEFISLHLEES
- the ACAP3 gene encoding arf-GAP with coiled-coil, ANK repeat and PH domain-containing protein 3 isoform X1 — translated: MTVEFEECVKDSPRFRQPYSQAVLVGVGSEEDSPPVFPADRAACGCEVGGARGVSLQLVWVLVLPPRCPTVHGCQTWVGCSSAEGATIDEVETDVVEIEAKLDKLVKLCSGMVEAGKAYVSTSRLFVSGVRDLSQQCQGDTVISECLQRFADSLQEVVNYHMILFDQAQRSVRQQLHNFVKEDVRKFKETKKQFDKVREDLELSLVRNAQAPRHRPHEVEEATGALTLTRKCFRHLALDYVLQINVLQAKKKFEILDSMLSFMHAQSSFFQQGYSLLHQLDPYMKKLAAELDQLVIDSAVEKREMERKHAAIQQRDFSYDESKVEFDVDAPSGVVMEGYLFKRASNAFKTWNRRWFSIQNSQLVYQKKLKDALTVVVDDLRLCSVKPCEDIERRFCFEVVSPTKSCMLQADSEKLRQAWVQAVQASIASAYRESPDSCYSERLDRTASPSTSSIDSATDPRERGVKGESVLQRVQSVAGNSQCGDCGQSDPRWASINLGVLLCIECSGIHRSLGVHCSKVRSLTLDSWEPELLKLMCELGNRAVNQIYEAQCEGPGSRKPTASSPRQDKEAWIKDKYVEKKFLRKAPMAPALEAPRRWRAQKCPRPHSSPRVPTARRKVRLEPVLPCVAALSSVGTLDRKFRRDSLFCPDELDSLFSYFDAGAAGAGPRSLSSDSGLGGSSDGSSDVLAFGSGSVVDSVTEEEGAESEESSGEADGDAEAEAWGLADVRELHPGLLAHRAARARDLPALAAALAHGAEVNWADAEDEGKTPLVQAVLGGSLIVCEFLLQNGADVNQRDSRGRAPLHHATLLGRTGQVCLFLKRGADQHALDQEQRDPLAIAVQAANADIVTLLRLARMAEEMREAEAAPGPPGALAGSSPTELQFRRCIQEFISLHLEES
- the ACAP3 gene encoding arf-GAP with coiled-coil, ANK repeat and PH domain-containing protein 3 isoform X4; amino-acid sequence: MFTDVCTSVHRPRMVDIWQTTMEAKKPEATIDEVETDVVEIEAKLDKLVKLCSGMVEAGKAYVSTSRLFVSGVRDLSQQCQGDTVISECLQRFADSLQEVVNYHMILFDQAQRSVRQQLHNFVKEDVRKFKETKKQFDKVREDLELSLVRNAQAPRHRPHEVEEATGALTLTRKCFRHLALDYVLQINVLQAKKKFEILDSMLSFMHAQSSFFQQGYSLLHQLDPYMKKLAAELDQLVIDSAVEKREMERKHAAIQQRDFSYDESKVEFDVDAPSGVVMEGYLFKRASNAFKTWNRRWFSIQNSQLVYQKKLKDALTVVVDDLRLCSVKPCEDIERRFCFEVVSPTKSCMLQADSEKLRQAWVQAVQASIASAYRESPDSCYSERLDRTASPSTSSIDSATDPRERGVKGESVLQRVQSVAGNSQCGDCGQSDPRWASINLGVLLCIECSGIHRSLGVHCSKVRSLTLDSWEPELLKLMCELGNRAVNQIYEAQCEGPGSRKPTASSPRQDKEAWIKDKYVEKKFLRKAPMAPALEAPRRWRAQKCPRPHSSPRVPTARRKVRLEPVLPCVAALSSVGTLDRKFRRDSLFCPDELDSLFSYFDAGAAGAGPRSLSSDSGLGGSSDGSSDVLAFGSGSVVDSVTEEEGAESEESSGEADGDAEAEAWGLADVRELHPGLLAHRAARARDLPALAAALAHGAEVNWADAEDEGKTPLVQAVLGGSLIVCEFLLQNGADVNQRDSRGRAPLHHATLLGRTGQVCLFLKRGADQHALDQEQRDPLAIAVQAANADIVTLLRLARMAEEMREAEAAPGPPGALAGSSPTELQFRRCIQEFISLHLEES
- the ACAP3 gene encoding arf-GAP with coiled-coil, ANK repeat and PH domain-containing protein 3 isoform X13; the encoded protein is MVDIWQTTMEAKKPECAPAATIDEVETDVVEIEAKLDKLVKLCSGMVEAGKAYVSTSRLFVSGVRDLSQQCQGDTVISECLQRFADSLQEVVNYHMILFDQAQRSVRQQLHNFVKEDVRKFKETKKQFDKVREDLELSLVRNAQAPRHRPHEVEEATGALTLTRKCFRHLALDYVLQINVLQAKKKFEILDSGYSLLHQLDPYMKKLAAELDQLVIDSAVEKREMERKHAAIQQRDFSYDESKVEFDVDAPSGVVMEGYLFKRASNAFKTWNRRWFSIQNSQLVYQKKLKDALTVVVDDLRLCSVKPCEDIERRFCFEVVSPTKSCMLQADSEKLRQAWVQAVQASIASAYRESPDSCYSERLDRTASPSTSSIDSATDPRERGVKGESVLQRVQSVAGNSQCGDCGQSDPRWASINLGVLLCIECSGIHRSLGVHCSKVRSLTLDSWEPELLKLMCELGNRAVNQIYEAQCEGPGSRKPTASSPRQDKEAWIKDKYVEKKFLRKAPMAPALEAPRRWRAQKCPRPHSSPRVPTARRKVRLEPVLPCVAALSSVGTLDRKFRRDSLFCPDELDSLFSYFDAGAAGAGPRSLSSDSGLGGSSDGSSDVLAFGSGSVVDSVTEEEGAESEESSGEADGDAEAEAWGLADVRELHPGLLAHRAARARDLPALAAALAHGAEVNWADAEDEGKTPLVQAVLGGSLIVCEFLLQNGADVNQRDSRGRAPLHHATLLGRTGQVCLFLKRGADQHALDQEQRDPLAIAVQAANADIVTLLRLARMAEEMREAEAAPGPPGALAGSSPTELQFRRCIQEFISLHLEES
- the ACAP3 gene encoding arf-GAP with coiled-coil, ANK repeat and PH domain-containing protein 3 isoform X21 yields the protein MILFDQAQRSVRQQLHNFVKEDVRKFKETKKQFDKVREDLELSLVRNAQAPRHRPHEVEEATGALTLTRKCFRHLALDYVLQINVLQAKKKFEILDSMLSFMHAQSSFFQQGYSLLHQLDPYMKKLAAELDQLVIDSAVEKREMERKHAAIQQRDFSYDESKVEFDVDAPSGVVMEGYLFKRASNAFKTWNRRWFSIQNSQLVYQKKLKDALTVVVDDLRLCSVKPCEDIERRFCFEVVSPTKSCMLQADSEKLRQAWVQAVQASIASAYRESPDSCYSERLDRTASPSTSSIDSATDPRERGVKGESVLQRVQSVAGNSQCGDCGQSDPRWASINLGVLLCIECSGIHRSLGVHCSKVRSLTLDSWEPELLKLMCELGNRAVNQIYEAQCEGPGSRKPTASSPRQDKEAWIKDKYVEKKFLRKAPMAPALEAPRRWRAQKCPRPHSSPRVPTARRKVRLEPVLPCVAALSSVGTLDRKFRRDSLFCPDELDSLFSYFDAGAAGAGPRSLSSDSGLGGSSDGSSDVLAFGSGSVVDSVTEEEGAESEESSGEADGDAEAEAWGLADVRELHPGLLAHRAARARDLPALAAALAHGAEVNWADAEDEGKTPLVQAVLGGSLIVCEFLLQNGADVNQRDSRGRAPLHHATLLGRTGQVCLFLKRGADQHALDQEQRDPLAIAVQAANADIVTLLRLARMAEEMREAEAAPGPPGALAGSSPTELQFRRCIQEFISLHLEES
- the ACAP3 gene encoding arf-GAP with coiled-coil, ANK repeat and PH domain-containing protein 3 isoform X3; the protein is MFTDVCTSVHRPRMVDIWQTTMEAKKPECAPAATIDEVETDVVEIEAKLDKLVKLCSGMVEAGKAYVSTSRLFVSGVRDLSQQCQGDTVISECLQRFADSLQEVVNYHMILFDQAQRSVRQQLHNFVKEDVRKFKETKKQFDKVREDLELSLVRNAQAPRHRPHEVEEATGALTLTRKCFRHLALDYVLQINVLQAKKKFEILDSMLSFMHAQSSFFQQGYSLLHQLDPYMKKLAAELDQLVIDSAVEKREMERKHAAIQQRDFSYDESKVEFDVDAPSGVVMEGYLFKRASNAFKTWNRRWFSIQNSQLVYQKKLKDALTVVVDDLRLCSVKPCEDIERRFCFEVVSPTKSCMLQADSEKLRQAWVQAVQASIASAYRESPDSCYSERLDRTASPSTSSIDSATDPRERGVKGESVLQRVQSVAGNSQCGDCGQSDPRWASINLGVLLCIECSGIHRSLGVHCSKVRSLTLDSWEPELLKLMCELGNRAVNQIYEAQCEGPGSRKPTASSPRQDKEAWIKDKYVEKKFLRKAPMAPALEAPRRWRAQKCPRPHSSPRVPTARRKVRLEPVLPCVAALSSVGTLDRKFRRDSLFCPDELDSLFSYFDAGAAGAGPRSLSSDSGLGGSSDGSSDVLAFGSGSVVDSVTEEEGAESEESSGEADGDAEAEAWGLADVRELHPGLLAHRAARARDLPALAAALAHGAEVNWADAEDEGKTPLVQAVLGGSLIVCEFLLQNGADVNQRDSRGRAPLHHATLLGRTGQVCLFLKRGADQHALDQEQRDPLAIAVQAANADIVTLLRLARMAEEMREAEAAPGPPGALAGSSPTELQFRRCIQEFISLHLEES